The nucleotide window CGGGATACCCCCTTTTTCTCAGGGCTGTCTATTCGGTCTTCGGAGCCTTTAACTATAAGGCTGTATTCGTCGTTCAGGGATTGATAAGCGCGCTTACGGTGTTTCTGATCTATTCGATCGCCCTCAGGACTGGCGGCAGGACCGCCGCGGTGGCCGCCGGGACCATAGCCGCCATCTATCCGAATCTTCTCGCCTATAATCTTACTACTCTTACCGAGACGTTGAGCGTATTTCTCGTGATCATGATCCTTTATCTTATCACGTCGAAGTCGAGGGAAACTCTCTGCTCGATCCTCGCGGGAGTCGTTCTGGCAGCGAGTTATTTCGTAAAACCATCGATCCTTTTCTTTACTCCGGGAATATTCCCTGGCGTAAGGAAAAAGATCCTCTTTATCATGACTCTTGGAGCGATCCTCGGCCCGGTCTTCATTTACGGAAGCCTTACGGGGAAAGGAGAAGACCGCGGCCCGGTCCTGATTTACAAGGCGTATAATCCCCGCGCCGCCGAGACCCCTCACTTCGACTGGGATGAGACCGAACTGGGAAGGAATGATTCAGGAGACAGATATCTTGAAGAGACGGTAAGGTTCATATCGGGGAACAAGTGGGAAACGCTCGACATAATCTATTACAAGTCATCGCTTTTGATATCGCAGGGATGGGATTCTTTCGTCCTGAAGGATATAAGCAGGAATAACAGGCATCTTACAAATATCCTTACATATGGATATCTTCCCGTCATGATATTCGGATTCATAGGCATGATACGTTTTATAGACAGGAAAAATCGAATCATAGCCTGGATGACGATAAGCTACCTTGCCATCCATATCCTGATCACAATATTCAAACTGCGATACAGGCTATTGATCGAACCGATGCTGATAATATATTCAGGGATCACGATCTCGAAGATCGTGGCAAGGTTCAGTCCGGGACGGGATGAAGATATTTCTTTCTGAATATTTTCCGTTCTCATTTTGTATCGTAGATTGTGACACTGATATCAGAATCTTAATGACAGGAGGAGAGGATGGAGACAATGAGAATCAAACCGAGCAGAGGGTATCTGAGCAAACTGCGTCTTATTCTTACTATAGTCGCGTTCGGGGTGGCCCTGTTCGGCTTTATAATGGGCATGCTGATAGGGATCGATGAAGGCCCCAGGGTGGCGATGGTCGTTTTTTATATCTTTCTGGCCGCGGACCTGGCCTGGTGGCTGCCGGCGATGATAATAGTCGGTTACTATTTCAAAAGCCTCAGCTACGAGATACAGGACGATGAAGTGATCGTACATGTCGGCATAATCACCAAGTCGGTCAAGCATGTTCCCTACAGGACCGTGACGAATATCACCGCGAGAAGGGGGCTTTTCGACAGGTACCTCTTCAACATCGGTTCGTTGAATATACAGACGGCGGGAATGAGCGCTCAGGCCGGGGCCGAGGAGAGTCTTGTGGGACTGCCCGACGTGAAAGGCGTATACGAGGTGATCGTTGAAAAACTGAGGCGCTTCCGTGGAGGGATGACACCCGACCAGGCAGGGATAGAGGACTCCGGGATTGTAGCTTCGAGCGCGCAGATGGAAGCGATTCTTGATGAACTGAAGGAGATACGAAAAAATACGACGAAATAAAATTGCAATCTCTGTTTGATCTTCCACCCGTGGCGACGGCTGAAAAACCGATAGGAATCGACCGGCATATGTGATATCGTGCCTCCGAGATCTATCGAATGAAGCTGATCATCCGGAAAGCTTTCCAGCGAGAGGAGATATCAGACAGTGGAAGAGCACAAGCCGTATATTCCCGCCGATTCTCTCATTAAAGATTTTAACCCGAAAACTGTGATCCTCGGAATCATCCTCGGAGCGATATTCGGTAGCGCCAACGCCTATCTCGGTCTCAGGGTCGGGCTGACGATCAGTACGGCGATTCCGCTTGCAGTCGTTTCGGTCGCCATTCTGAGGCTGCTCACCCCGGTCTTCGGCAAACCGACTATCCTTGAATGCAATATCTCCCAGACGACCGGATCGGCCAGTTCATCGCTTGCGTCAGGGATAATCTTTACAGTCCCCGCGCTGTACATATGGGGATATGATGCGCCTCTTGTCCAGATTACCCTGCTCGCTATCTGCGGAGGCGTCCTCGGCGTCCTCTTCATGATACCGCTTCGAAGCTTTCTGATCGTCAAGGAGCATAAAAACCTGCCATACCCCGAAGGGACAGCAAGCGCGGAAGTCCTGATCGTAGCGACCGGGGGGGGAGGTGCTTCGGCAAAAAGCGTCTTTCACGGTCTCGGCATAGGAGCTCTTTACAAGGGCCTGATCTCGCTTCTTTATCTCTGGCCTTCGAGAGTCTCCGTCACTCTTCCCTTCATAAAAAAAGCCGTCGTGGGAGTGTCCACTACTCCCGCTCTTCTCGGTGTAGGTTATATCCTCGGCAGAAGGATAGGGGCGATCATGGTCGGTGGAGGCCTGATCTCATGGGTGTTGATAATCCCGTTCATCGCCTGGAAATTCGGGGATATGGAGATCTGGCCGAATACCCTCGTCTATCTGCAGTCGAAGGGGCTGGATCCGTCGATCACCCTGATCGGCCAACTTTCTCCCAAGGAGATCTGGGAGGGGTATATAAGGATAATCGGCGCCGGCGCGGTAGCCGCCGCGGGCGTCATCACAGTAGCGAAATCGATACCGACAATGATCAACTCGCTTAAGATAGGGCTTAAGGAACTTCGATCGAGCGCCGCCTCCCTTGACGCTGGAAAGCTCAGGACCGAAAGGGATCTCTCTATCAAGTACGTCATACTCGGTGTATCACTCATCGTCCTTCTTGTGACTTTTATACCCGGGATCATCGGGAACGACACTCATATCATAATGAGGTTTCTAAGCGCTGTCGCGATCGCCATTTTCTCATTCGCTTTCGTGACGGTATCGTCGAGGATCGTCGGTATGATAGGGGTCTCATCCAACCCGACATCGGGAATGGCTATCGTTACCCTTCTCGGGGTAGGCCTGATATTCAAGATGCTTGGCTGGACCGACCTGACAGGAAAGATCACAGCTCTTACCATAGGAACGATTGTGTGCATCTCAGCTTCGATCGCCGGCGATATCTCCCAGGACCTCAAGACGGGATTTATCATAGGGGCTACACCGAAAAAACAGCAGATCAGCGAGATACTCGGAGCGCTTGGATCGGCCTTCTTCGTCTGTCTTGCCGTCTATTACCTCGGTAAGGCGTACGGGTTCGGCTCCGAGGACCTGCCGGCGCCACAGGCGACTCTGATGAAAACAGTCCTCGACGGTGTGCTCGATGGTAACCTGCGATGGGATCTTGTCGGGATCGGAGCGGCTTTCTCTGTCCTGGTGATGATATTCAGGGTGCCGCCGCTTCCGTTCGCCGTCGGTGTATACCTTCCTCTATATTCGATGACGCCGGTATTCATCGGCGGGCTTCTGCGCCATATGGTTGACAAGAGGTTCAAAGGAGATGACTCCGCCGAAAAGGGAGGAGACCACGGGATCCTTCTCGGTTCAGGGTTGATTGCCGGCGAGGGGCTTCTAGGAGTGGTGATAGCGATCATCGCCGTGATAATCTCAAAATCTCCAAAATATCTCGAGATCTCCTACTCGCCTGTATGGATCGGTCAGGGAGTGTCGGCAATCGTATTCGCCGCTCTCGGATGGTATCTATACAGGGTAGCAGCAAGATCGAGGAAGTCGGGATAAAGATCGATATCGGAGCTGAGTTTTCATCTCCGGTCCGATAGAGAAGCTTCGGAGATCGAGTTGCTTATAGGTTATTATACCTATGTACATGGCTTGCTGACCGTGATATACTATATCAAGAGTAGAGTCCAGAGTAATGATACTCGATAGACGGGGTTTCGAGGATACTTAGTACAAATAAGCAGAGGTCGAAGATGGTATCTAAAGAGGCCCCGAACAGAAAGACCGTCGCGGAGAGCGGCGGATTTTGTTTATTTAGTTGAAAGTTATTATTAATTGCTATATATTATTAATTGAAGTGGTGAACTTTTCATTCGATCCGAGGAGCCTTTATGAAAGGGAGAAGACAGACTAAATCGAAGTCGATCAGATTCTTGTCTGACGGCCCGTTTAAAGCGTTATTGATAGTTGTTCTTTCATTCGCGGTTATGCAGGTCCTCTTTGCAGGCCGGGTCATCGCGGTCACGGCCAATCCTGAACCGGTCACCTTGAAACAGCCGGATGGAACAGTGATAACCGTGGTCCTTAAGGGGGATGAATATCTTCACTGGAACGAGGACGAAGCAGGTTACCTTATCACAAGATCTGCCGACAGACTGTGGTGGGTATACGCGAGGGAAGAACTTGGCAAGATAGTCCCGACCGAACATGTCGTGGGAACTGCCGACCCCGCCTCTGTCGGCATGCGGCCTGATCTTGACAGGCTTCGCGCCTCGACATCGATCAGACCGATCGATAGCGCGCCCGATATAGACCAGGCGACTCCGTCTGGAACGGTATATAATCTCGTTGTACTTGTCAATTATTCAGACCTTACTATAACCAGTACAACCACGGATTTTGATAATCTTTTCAACCAGATCGGATACTCGGCAGATGGAGCGACCGGATCGGTAAAGGATTATTATTCGGAGATCTCGTATAATACGATGACGTTGCAGTCTGTGGTAGTAGCGCCGGTAACGATAAGCCAGGGATACGCCTATTATGGAGCCAACGATTCCTGGGGTTATGACCTGAGGCCGCGCGAAATGGTCACCGAGGCGCTGGCCGCCCTTGAAGCGAGAGGCTTCGATTTTACATCGGTGGACGGTGACAGCGATGGCTGGGTCGACGGACTTACTATCATCCATGCCGGCGGTGGAGAGGAATATGGCGGCAACGATTCCAATTATATCTGGTCGCACCAGTGGGCGCTTTCCACGACGGTCATATACGACGGCGTGAGGATGCGCACATATCATACAGAACCATCCAGAAGAGGATGGGATTCGACACCGAGTACATGGGG belongs to Candidatus Krumholzibacteriota bacterium and includes:
- a CDS encoding glycosyltransferase family 39 protein, with translation MIDRWEDTRRQKALLISILTVAVVLRIFLALTCDAVPDYSDMATYNEAAMSDGIPSFPPPGYPLFLRAVYSVFGAFNYKAVFVVQGLISALTVFLIYSIALRTGGRTAAVAAGTIAAIYPNLLAYNLTTLTETLSVFLVIMILYLITSKSRETLCSILAGVVLAASYFVKPSILFFTPGIFPGVRKKILFIMTLGAILGPVFIYGSLTGKGEDRGPVLIYKAYNPRAAETPHFDWDETELGRNDSGDRYLEETVRFISGNKWETLDIIYYKSSLLISQGWDSFVLKDISRNNRHLTNILTYGYLPVMIFGFIGMIRFIDRKNRIIAWMTISYLAIHILITIFKLRYRLLIEPMLIIYSGITISKIVARFSPGRDEDISF
- a CDS encoding PH domain-containing protein; this translates as METMRIKPSRGYLSKLRLILTIVAFGVALFGFIMGMLIGIDEGPRVAMVVFYIFLAADLAWWLPAMIIVGYYFKSLSYEIQDDEVIVHVGIITKSVKHVPYRTVTNITARRGLFDRYLFNIGSLNIQTAGMSAQAGAEESLVGLPDVKGVYEVIVEKLRRFRGGMTPDQAGIEDSGIVASSAQMEAILDELKEIRKNTTK
- a CDS encoding oligopeptide transporter, OPT family, translated to MEEHKPYIPADSLIKDFNPKTVILGIILGAIFGSANAYLGLRVGLTISTAIPLAVVSVAILRLLTPVFGKPTILECNISQTTGSASSSLASGIIFTVPALYIWGYDAPLVQITLLAICGGVLGVLFMIPLRSFLIVKEHKNLPYPEGTASAEVLIVATGGGGASAKSVFHGLGIGALYKGLISLLYLWPSRVSVTLPFIKKAVVGVSTTPALLGVGYILGRRIGAIMVGGGLISWVLIIPFIAWKFGDMEIWPNTLVYLQSKGLDPSITLIGQLSPKEIWEGYIRIIGAGAVAAAGVITVAKSIPTMINSLKIGLKELRSSAASLDAGKLRTERDLSIKYVILGVSLIVLLVTFIPGIIGNDTHIIMRFLSAVAIAIFSFAFVTVSSRIVGMIGVSSNPTSGMAIVTLLGVGLIFKMLGWTDLTGKITALTIGTIVCISASIAGDISQDLKTGFIIGATPKKQQISEILGALGSAFFVCLAVYYLGKAYGFGSEDLPAPQATLMKTVLDGVLDGNLRWDLVGIGAAFSVLVMIFRVPPLPFAVGVYLPLYSMTPVFIGGLLRHMVDKRFKGDDSAEKGGDHGILLGSGLIAGEGLLGVVIAIIAVIISKSPKYLEISYSPVWIGQGVSAIVFAALGWYLYRVAARSRKSG